The following coding sequences lie in one Arachis ipaensis cultivar K30076 chromosome B03, Araip1.1, whole genome shotgun sequence genomic window:
- the LOC107632050 gene encoding KH domain-containing protein At4g18375: MLFPRMGETGKRYHSQRDHDGDRRNQKRRVNDADEKGDGELVVYRILCPDDVIGSVIGKNGKVINSIRQETRAKIKIVDPFPGAKDRVITIYCYVKGKEDVEIDDEFNGKELLCAAQDALLKIHAAITNSTAVIGEWRKKRKAKEECQLLVPSSQAANIIGKAGATIKKLRSKTTANIKVVAKDAADPTHSCAMDFDNFVLITGEAAAVERALFAVSSIMYKFGPKEDISLDTSVPEAPPSIIIPSELPIYPPGGLYPVSDPIIPPRSLPQILGATNMRDVHGYADAGNTWPIYSSALPAAPGALPAASGVGASRSEELVIRMLCPSDKIGRVIGKGGSTIKSMRQAIGARIEVDDSKAKHDECLIIITTIESPSDLKSMAVEAVLLMQGKINDEDDNTVSIRLLVPSKVIGCIIGKSGSIINEIRKRTKADIRISKGDKPKCADVNDELVEVGGIVDCVRDALIQIILRLREDVLRERDNGHNPSVGAESMYSGGAGLSVPSVLPPVPPVATPLAYDQRTESETGLGMFSSSSLYGYGSLSMAENGYGSMPPYASKLYGGLPPPSTLDMLIPASAVSKVLGKGGANIANIRKISGAMIEICDSNSAWGDRIAVISGTPEQKCAAENLIQAFIMAT, translated from the exons ATGTTATTTCCGCGAATGGGTGAGACTGGAAAACGGTATCATTCACAGAGAGACCATGACGGGGACAGAAGGAATCAGAAGAGACGAGTGAACGATGCTGATGAAAAGGGAGACGGTGAATTGGTTGTTTATAGGATACTCTGCCCAGATGATGTTATTGGCAGTGTTATTGGTAAGAATGGAAAAGTGATTAATTCAATAAGGCAAGAAACAAGGGCAAAAATAAAGATTGTGGATCCCTTTCCCGGTGCCAAGGATCGTGTTATAACAATCTACTGCTATGTCAAGGGCAAGGAAGATGTTGAGATTGATGATGAGTTCAATGGTAAGGAGCTTCTGTGTGCTGCACAAGACGCACTTCTCAAGATTCATGCTGCCATTACGAATTCCACTGCTGTAATTGGAGAATGGAGGAAAAAGCGAAAGGCTAAGGAGGAGTGTCAACTCCTTGTGCCATCAAGTCAGGCTGCAAATATCATTGGGAAGGCTGGGGCTACCATTAAGAAGCTGAGGAGTAAGACGACAGCCAATATCAAAGTTGTTGCTAAGGATGCGGCTGACCCGACACACTCCTGTGCTATGGATTTTGATAATTTTGTTTTG ATCACTGGTGAGGCAGCAGCAGTGGAAAGGGCCCTATTTGCTGTTTCTTCTATTATGTACAAGTTCGGTCCCAAGGAAGACATCTCTCTTGACACATCTGTGCCAGAAGCCCCACCTAGCATTATTATTCCTTCTGAACTTCCAATTTATCCACCTGGTGGACTATATCCAGTTTCAGACCCTATTATCCCACCTAGATCCCTTCCTCAAATTTTAGGTGCTACAAACATGCGAGATGTACATGGTTATGCTGATGCAGGAAATACATGGCCTATATACTCATCCGCCCTTCCAGCAGCTCCTGGGGCTCTTCCAGCAGCTTCTGGTGTAGGTGCTTCTCGTTCTGAGGAATTAGTCATTAGAATGTTGTGTCCCTCGGACAAGATTGGGCGAGTCATTGGAAAAGGAGGGAGTACAATTAAAAGTATGAGGCAAGCGATTGGTGCTCGTATTGAAGTTGATGATTCGAAGGCAAAGCATGATGAGTGTTTAATCATTATAACAACGATTGAG TCACCAAGTGATCTGAAGTCTATGGCAGTTGAAGCTGTTCTATTGATGCAAGGGAAGATAAACGATGAAGATGATAACACGGTTTCAATTCGGCTTCTAGTTCCATCCAAAGTAATAGGTTGTATCATTGGGAAAAGTGGTTCGATTATTAATGAAATTCGGAAGAGAACTAAAGCAGATATTCGAATTTCTAAAGGTGATAAACCAAAATGTGCAGATGTGAATGATGAACTTGTTGAG GTGGGAGGCATAGTTGATTGTGTGAGAGATGCGCTAATCCAGATTATCTTAAGACTGAGAGAAGATGTGTTGAGAGAAAGAGACAATGGCCACAATCCCTCTGTTGGTGCTGAATCCATGTACTCTGGTGGTGCTGGACTTTCAGTGCCATCTGTCCTACCTCCAGTCCCTCCTGTTGCCACACCATTGGCTTATGATCAGAGGACTGAAAGTGAAACTGGCCTTGGAATGTTTTCTTCAAGCAGCCTGTATGGATATGGATCTTTGTCG ATGGCAGAGAATGGCTATGGATCGATGCCCCCGTACGCCAGCAAGCTGTATGGAGG TCTGCCTCCTCCATCAACTTTGGATATGTTGATTCCTGCTAGTGCTGTTAGTAAGGTTTTGGGTAAAGGAGGGGCAAATATAGCCAATATCAGGAAG ATTTCAGGAGCAATGATAGAAATCTGTGACTCCAATTCTGCCTGGGGTGATCGTATTGCCGTGATATCTGGCACACCTGAACAGAAGTGCGCAGCTGAAAACTTGATCCAGGCTTTCATAATGGCCACCTGA